One Streptomyces sp. B21-105 genomic region harbors:
- a CDS encoding murein hydrolase activator EnvC family protein, which translates to MPSAPGAPSPSTTPTTPTAPPASATPPSASPPPGPDPADPETEAKAEAEPGDEGKPDYEAEADGEVLPVPAIGRTWPVGTRPPVVRGWESPATPYARGHRGVDLAAPPGAPVRAVAAGRVSFAGRVAGRGVVSVELTATGLPPLRTTYEPVLASVREGDRVGPGQAVGTVEPTGSHCARTCVHWGLRRGETYLDPLSLLPPWLRRTAAARLLPVLGVPLP; encoded by the coding sequence CTGCCGAGCGCACCGGGCGCACCGAGCCCGTCAACGACGCCGACGACGCCCACGGCCCCGCCTGCCTCAGCGACCCCGCCGTCGGCCTCCCCACCCCCTGGCCCCGACCCGGCCGACCCCGAGACCGAGGCCAAGGCCGAGGCCGAGCCCGGTGACGAGGGCAAGCCCGACTATGAGGCCGAGGCCGACGGTGAGGTGCTTCCCGTCCCGGCGATCGGCCGGACGTGGCCGGTTGGCACGCGTCCGCCGGTGGTACGCGGCTGGGAGTCCCCGGCGACGCCGTACGCCCGCGGCCATCGAGGCGTCGACCTGGCGGCCCCGCCGGGCGCGCCGGTACGGGCGGTGGCGGCCGGACGCGTGTCCTTCGCCGGCCGGGTCGCGGGCAGGGGCGTCGTCTCGGTGGAGCTGACGGCCACGGGCCTGCCGCCGCTGCGCACGACGTACGAGCCGGTGCTGGCGTCGGTGCGGGAGGGTGACCGGGTGGGCCCGGGCCAGGCCGTCGGGACGGTGGAGCCGACGGGCTCGCACTGCGCGCGGACCTGCGTGCACTGGGGGCTGCGGCGCGGCGAGACCTATCTGGACCCGCTCTCGCTGCTGCCGCCGTGGCTGCGACGGACGGCCGCCGCCAGACTCCTGCCGGTACTGGGCGTCCCCCTGCCGTGA
- a CDS encoding TetR/AcrR family transcriptional regulator: protein MAEHRSMQRAALLDAARSLLSEGGTEALTFPALAERTGLARSSVYEYFRSRAAVVEELCEVDFPVWTAEVEAAMTAADGAEAKVEAYVRRQLALVGDRRHRAVVAISASELDAGAREKIRAAHGALVAMIGDALAELGHAEPRLAAMLLQGVVDAAVRRIELGAAEEPSAITEAAVGMALRGVRG from the coding sequence GTGGCCGAGCACCGGTCGATGCAGCGTGCCGCCCTGCTGGACGCGGCACGTTCCCTGTTGTCCGAGGGCGGGACGGAAGCGCTGACGTTCCCGGCCCTGGCCGAGCGGACGGGTCTCGCCCGCTCGTCCGTGTACGAGTACTTCCGGTCGCGGGCCGCCGTGGTCGAGGAGCTGTGCGAGGTCGACTTCCCCGTGTGGACGGCGGAGGTCGAGGCGGCGATGACCGCGGCCGACGGCGCGGAGGCCAAGGTCGAGGCATATGTGCGGCGGCAGCTCGCGCTGGTCGGGGACCGGCGGCACCGGGCCGTCGTGGCGATCTCGGCCAGCGAGCTGGACGCCGGGGCCCGGGAGAAGATCCGGGCGGCGCACGGCGCCCTCGTGGCGATGATCGGCGATGCGCTGGCCGAGCTGGGCCATGCGGAGCCCCGGCTGGCGGCGATGCTGCTGCAGGGCGTCGTCGACGCGGCAGTACGCCGGATCGAGCTGGGCGCCGCGGAGGAGCCGTCCGCGATCACGGAGGCCGCGGTCGGCATGGCCCTGCGCGGAGTCCGCGGCTGA
- the whiG gene encoding RNA polymerase sigma factor WhiG produces the protein MPQHTSGSDRAAIPPAARDGGSVRPPAPSTLDELWRSYKATGDERLREQLILHYSPLVKYVAGRVSVGLPPNVEQADFVSSGVFGLIDAIEKFDVDREIKFETYAITRIRGAMIDELRALDWIPRSVRQKARNVERAYATLEARLRRTPSECEVAAELGIAVEELHAVFSQLSLANVVALEELLHVGGEGGDRLSLMDTLEDTAADNPVEVAEDRELRRFLARAINTLPDREKTVVTLYYYEGLTLAEIGNVLGVTESRVSQIHTKSVLQLRAKLASFGR, from the coding sequence ATGCCTCAGCACACCTCCGGGTCCGACCGGGCGGCGATCCCCCCAGCCGCCCGTGACGGTGGCAGCGTGCGGCCGCCCGCTCCCTCGACGCTCGACGAGCTGTGGCGCTCGTACAAGGCGACGGGCGACGAGCGGCTGCGGGAGCAGTTGATCCTGCACTACTCGCCGCTGGTGAAGTACGTGGCGGGAAGGGTGAGCGTCGGCCTGCCGCCCAATGTGGAGCAGGCCGACTTCGTGTCCTCCGGGGTCTTCGGGCTGATCGACGCGATCGAGAAGTTCGACGTCGACCGGGAGATCAAGTTCGAGACGTACGCGATCACCCGGATCCGGGGCGCGATGATCGACGAGCTGCGGGCGCTGGACTGGATCCCGAGGTCGGTCCGGCAGAAGGCGCGCAACGTGGAGCGGGCCTACGCCACGCTGGAGGCACGGCTGCGGCGGACTCCCTCGGAGTGCGAGGTCGCGGCCGAGCTGGGCATCGCCGTCGAGGAACTGCACGCAGTATTCAGTCAGTTGTCGCTGGCGAACGTGGTGGCGCTGGAGGAGCTGCTGCACGTCGGCGGCGAGGGCGGCGACCGGCTGAGCCTGATGGACACGCTCGAGGACACGGCCGCCGACAACCCGGTGGAGGTGGCCGAGGACCGGGAGCTCAGACGGTTCCTCGCCCGGGCGATCAACACGCTGCCCGACCGGGAGAAGACGGTCGTCACCCTGTACTACTACGAGGGGCTGACGCTCGCCGAGATCGGGAACGTGCTGGGGGTGACCGAGAGCAGGGTCAGTCAGATCCACACCAAGTCGGTGCTCCAGCTGCGGGCGAAACTGGCGAGCTTCGGGCGCTGA